In Nocardioides bizhenqiangii, the DNA window AAGAACGCGTCGGACGCGGCGACCGAGCCGGCCGCCCGCTCCCCCGCCCGGGTCACCGCGAGCCGGCAGGAGTCCACCCGGTTGACCTGACCCATGCCGATGCCGACGGCCGCGCCGTCCGAGGCGAGCAGGATCGCGTTGGACTTGGCGGCGCGGACCGCGCGCCAGGCGAACGCGAGATCGGCGAGCGTGGCGTCGTCGGCCTTCTCGCCGGTGGCCAGGGTCCAGCTCGCCGGGTCGTCGCCCGCGGCCTGGAACGCGTCCGTGTGCTGCATCAGCAGGCCGCCGTCGATGGGGCGCGTCTCCACTCCGCCCGGGCGCAGCTCCTCGCAGACCAGGATCCGGATGTTCTTCTTGCCCTGGAGCACCTCGACCGCACCGTCGTCGTAGCCCGGCGCGACGATCACCTCGGTGAAGATCTCGGCGACCTGCTCGGCCATGGCGACCGACACCGGGCGGTTGACCGCGATCACCCCGCCGAACGCCGACACGGGGTCGCACTCGTGTGCGCGCCGGTGCGCCTCGGCGACGTCGGCACCGACGGCGATGCCGCACGGGTTGGCGTGCTTGATGATGGCGACGGCCGGCTCGTCGAAGTCGTACGCCGCCCGCCGGGCCGCGTCGGCGTCGACGTAGTTGTTGTAGGACATCTCCTTGCCGTGCAGCTGCTCGGCTGTCGCGAGGCCACCGGCCAGGAAGCCGTTGCGGTAGAGCGCGGCGGGCTGGTGCGGGTTCTCGCCGTACCGCAGCACCGCGCTCTTGTCCCAGGTGGCACCGACCCAGGCGGGGAAGCCGCTCCCCCCGGAGGTGTCGGTGAGCACGTTGCCCATCCACGACGCGACGTGCACGTCGTAGGTCGCGGTGTGGACGAACGCCTTCGCCGCGAGCGCCTGCCGCTCCGCCAGCGTGAAGCCGTCGCCCTGGGCCGCCGCAAGGGCGCTCACGTAGTCCCCGCCGTCGGTGACGATGGCGACGGAGGCGTGGTTCTTCGCTGCCGCGCGGACCATCGAAGGGCCGCCGATGTCGATCTTCTCGATGCAGCCCTGCGCTGAGGCGCCCGACATCACGGTGTCCGTGAACGGGTAGAGGTTGACCACGACCAGGTCGAACGGCGCCACGCCGAGCTCCTCGAGCTGCGCGACGTGCTCGGGCAGCCGGCGGTCGGCCAGGATCCCGGCGTGCACCCGCGGGTGCAGGGTCTTGACCCGGCCGTCGAGGCACTCGGGGAACCCGGTCAGCTCCTCGACCTTGGTGACGGGCAGGCCGAGCGACTCGATCAGCGCCGCGGAGCCACCCGTGGACACCAGCTCGACGCCGGCGGCCGCGAGGCCCCGGACCAGGTCGTCCAGGCCGGTCTTGTCGTAGACGGACACCAGCGCCCGCTTGATCGGGATCCGGTCGCCCATCGGCTCGTCGGGCTCAGACATCTGGCTTGCTCCTCATCGGGTCGGTGCTGTCGATGAGGGCACCCAGGCGGTCGATGCCGGCTCGCACTCCCTGGTGGTGTCCCACCTGCGCCAGTCGTGTGCCCCCATCCTACGAGGCGCCTAGCCTCCGAGCCGAACTCGGCGCCCGTCAACCGTCCAGCCGTCCCGCGCCATCCGGCCGACCGTGTCGACGAGCATCGCCCGCTCGGCGACCTTGATCCGCTCGTGCAGGCTCTCGACGGAGTCGTCGTCCTCGACCGGCACCGCGCTCTGGGCGACGATAGCGCCGCTGTCGACGCCGTCGTCGACGATGAAGAGGGTGCAGCCGGTGACCTTCACGCCGTACTCCAGCGCGTCCTGCGGTCCGCGCATGCCGGGGAACGACGGCGACAGCGCCGGGTGGGTGTTGACCGTCCGGCCGCCGAGGGCAGAGAGGTACGACGCACCGACCAGCTTCATGAAACCGGCCAGGACGACCAGGTCCGGCTCGTACGACGCGACGGTCGCGGTCAGCGCGGCGTCCCAGTCCTCCCGGGTCTCGTGGTCCTTGAGAGCGTGCACGAAGGTCGGGACCCCGGCCCGCTCCGCGCGCGCCAGCCCCTCGATGCCGGCGCGGTCGGCGCCGACGGCGACGACCGCGGCGCCGTACTCCGGGTCGCGGCAGGCGTCGAGCAGGGCCTGGAGGTTGGTGCCGGCACCGGAGACGAGCACGACGAGGCGTGCGGGGGCGGCGGGCACGGGCGGGAGTCTAGTGATCATGGGGCCTGATCCGTGCGTAGGCTCACGCGCGATCGAGCGGGAGGATGATCTTGGGCCAGCGGAACCACCGGAAGTGGATCGTCCTCGCTGTCATCGGCGCCGTCGTTGCGCTGTGCGCGGGCGTCGCCGCCCTGCTGGTCGTGCGCTCCGCCCTCGAGCGGGCCAACGACGATCCCTCCGCCGTGGAGCCCGGTGACGGGTTCCACCACGACTCGTTCGTCGCCGACGACGGCTGGCAGGTCGTCGAGGAGCGGGGCGACTTCGACATCGTCGACCTCACGATCACCAACACGACCCTGCGTCCGCGTCCGGCGTTCCTCGAGTTCAGCGTCTACCGCGCCGACGAGGTGGTCGGCGTCATCAGCTGCTCGGTAGGCCCGCTCGGGGCGAGGGAGAGCGACGTCATGGACTGCTTCTCCGCCGACGAGTTCGTGGACGACTACGACCGGGTCGAGGTCGCCGACACGTTCTGACCGGGCTGACCGGGCTGACCGCTGACCGGGCTGACCGGCTCTCCCGCGCGGTCAGCGGCTGGGGCGGATCCGGCGCAGCCCGCGCCGGGCGAGATCCCCACCACGCCGCTGCCACCAGGTCATCGCGAGCGCACCGAGCAGCCCGCCGATGCCGAAGCCGGTCATGGCGTGCAGGAGCACGTCGACCTGCAGGGGTCCGACGTCGGCCATCCGCCCGGGCCCTACCGCACCACCCGCCAGCGAGGTGAGGAGACCGAGGACCAGGCCGGCGACGAGGCCGCCGCCACAGCCCCGGATCGCTGCCTGGTCCCAGGCCACTGCGGGGCGCGAGCGGTGGGCCAGCGCCGAGGCGAGCCCGGCGACGAGCACCGGGCTGACCATCAGCCAGCCGGCCCAGCCCGGGGTCGGACCGCCGTCGGGCAGCGCGGCCAACAGGGGGAACAGGGGCAACGGGCCGAGGACGACGGCGCCCGGGGAGACGAGGGTGCCGGTGCCGACGGTGAAGCCGGGGCCGAACAGGTAGGCGCTGCTGAAGAGGGCGGCGTTCGGCAGCAGCGCGAGCGTGAGCACGCTGAGCATCGCGATGTCGCCGGCGTCGCTCTCGAGCTGCGACACGATGTTGGCCGCGGTCGAGAAGTCGAGGACCAGCGCGACCAGCAGTGCGGCCAGTGCGACCGCGAGCCAGGCGCGCAGGATCGCCCGGACGAGCACCGCGGTGTCGCGGACCGCGACCGGGGTCGCCGGCAGCCAGATCGCCGCCCGGCCGGAGCCGCGGGCGAGGGCCGGGAGGCCGGCCCCGGCGGCGATGAGCGTCGACCAGAGGACGACCCGACCGGTGCTGGGCATCGTCTCGATCGTCGAGGCGAGGGTGGTGGCGAGGACACCGACCAGGACGTAGCCGACGGTGAACAAGCCGCCCGCGAACGGGACCGTCCAGTCGCGTTCGCCGTCGGCGATCCGGTCGGCGTCGGGACCGTGCCCCGAGATCGACTCCCCGACCCGGTGACCGACCCGCCAGGCGGACCAGACGCAGAGCAGGGTGATGCCGAGGGGCATCGCGGTGATGCGGACGCCCTCGATGCTGACGCCGGAGCCGTGCGCGGCCAACCAGCTGAGAGCGCCGACCCGGAGCGCGCCACTCGGCGTGCCGTGACCACCGGCGTCGGTGAGGAACCAGCCGACCACCGCGACGGCCATGCACACCAGCAGCGGACCGGCCGCCGCCAGGGCCCCGCCGAGCGTGGCCGTCGGCACCAGGGGCCGCCGGGTCCCCAGCGCCTGCCGGAGCTCGGACTCCCGGCGTGGCTCCCTGCGAGTGGTCGTCCGCGCGGACGGCGATTGGAGCGACGTCATGACGCCCTCATCTTCACGCGGGACCATGCCCCGACGAC includes these proteins:
- the purH gene encoding bifunctional phosphoribosylaminoimidazolecarboxamide formyltransferase/IMP cyclohydrolase yields the protein MSEPDEPMGDRIPIKRALVSVYDKTGLDDLVRGLAAAGVELVSTGGSAALIESLGLPVTKVEELTGFPECLDGRVKTLHPRVHAGILADRRLPEHVAQLEELGVAPFDLVVVNLYPFTDTVMSGASAQGCIEKIDIGGPSMVRAAAKNHASVAIVTDGGDYVSALAAAQGDGFTLAERQALAAKAFVHTATYDVHVASWMGNVLTDTSGGSGFPAWVGATWDKSAVLRYGENPHQPAALYRNGFLAGGLATAEQLHGKEMSYNNYVDADAARRAAYDFDEPAVAIIKHANPCGIAVGADVAEAHRRAHECDPVSAFGGVIAVNRPVSVAMAEQVAEIFTEVIVAPGYDDGAVEVLQGKKNIRILVCEELRPGGVETRPIDGGLLMQHTDAFQAAGDDPASWTLATGEKADDATLADLAFAWRAVRAAKSNAILLASDGAAVGIGMGQVNRVDSCRLAVTRAGERAAGSVAASDAFFPFADGPQLLLDAGVRAIVQPGGSMRDEETVAACQAAGVTMYFTGTRHFAH
- a CDS encoding cell division protein PerM produces the protein MTSLQSPSARTTTRREPRRESELRQALGTRRPLVPTATLGGALAAAGPLLVCMAVAVVGWFLTDAGGHGTPSGALRVGALSWLAAHGSGVSIEGVRITAMPLGITLLCVWSAWRVGHRVGESISGHGPDADRIADGERDWTVPFAGGLFTVGYVLVGVLATTLASTIETMPSTGRVVLWSTLIAAGAGLPALARGSGRAAIWLPATPVAVRDTAVLVRAILRAWLAVALAALLVALVLDFSTAANIVSQLESDAGDIAMLSVLTLALLPNAALFSSAYLFGPGFTVGTGTLVSPGAVVLGPLPLFPLLAALPDGGPTPGWAGWLMVSPVLVAGLASALAHRSRPAVAWDQAAIRGCGGGLVAGLVLGLLTSLAGGAVGPGRMADVGPLQVDVLLHAMTGFGIGGLLGALAMTWWQRRGGDLARRGLRRIRPSR
- the purN gene encoding phosphoribosylglycinamide formyltransferase, with translation MITRLPPVPAAPARLVVLVSGAGTNLQALLDACRDPEYGAAVVAVGADRAGIEGLARAERAGVPTFVHALKDHETREDWDAALTATVASYEPDLVVLAGFMKLVGASYLSALGGRTVNTHPALSPSFPGMRGPQDALEYGVKVTGCTLFIVDDGVDSGAIVAQSAVPVEDDDSVESLHERIKVAERAMLVDTVGRMARDGWTVDGRRVRLGG